The following proteins come from a genomic window of Flavobacterium eburneipallidum:
- a CDS encoding helix-turn-helix domain-containing protein, whose product MNWKVLKTEEEYNKASMRLMEIFHAQLNTVESDELDLLLVLVKDYDDKHYQLSELDALEVIKYKMQEMGMKAKDLEPIIGSKGHVSAILSGKREITLKMAQKLKNYFSIPAEVFLHST is encoded by the coding sequence ATGAACTGGAAAGTATTAAAAACCGAAGAAGAATATAATAAAGCTTCTATGCGATTGATGGAAATATTCCACGCTCAACTAAATACTGTTGAAAGCGATGAGTTGGATTTATTATTGGTTTTGGTAAAAGATTATGATGACAAACATTATCAACTTTCTGAATTAGATGCTCTAGAAGTAATTAAATATAAAATGCAGGAAATGGGTATGAAAGCCAAAGACCTTGAACCTATAATTGGTAGCAAAGGACACGTTTCTGCTATTCTTTCTGGCAAGCGTGAAATCACTTTGAAAATGGCACAAAAACTAAAGAATTATTTTAGCATTCCAGCAGAAGTTTTTTTGCATAGTACTTAA
- a CDS encoding isopenicillin N synthase family dioxygenase, with the protein MQNIPSVDLRDFLSDDPKRKQKFVNEIGSAFEDIGFVALKGHFLDNQLVDELYGEIRNFFALPLETKHGYEIPGLGGQRGYVSFGKEHAKGRKEGDLKEFWHFGQYVDKDSKYASEYPDNVEVKELPRFNSVGKEAYQMLEKTGVYVLRALALHLGLDEFYFDKYAKDGNSILRPIHYPPITSEPENAIRAAAHGDINLITLLMGAQGRGLQVQNHDGEWIDAIAQPDELVINVGDMLSRHTNNKLKSTIHQVVNPPRELWGTSRYSIPFFMHPVSDMKLDCLENCIDAENPKKYDDITAGDFLYERLVELGLIKK; encoded by the coding sequence ATGCAAAACATTCCCAGTGTTGACTTGCGTGATTTCCTTTCGGATGACCCGAAACGCAAACAAAAATTTGTAAATGAAATCGGAAGTGCCTTTGAAGATATTGGCTTTGTAGCCTTAAAAGGGCATTTTTTAGACAATCAATTAGTTGATGAATTGTATGGCGAAATCAGAAACTTTTTCGCTTTGCCATTAGAAACCAAACATGGCTACGAAATTCCTGGACTTGGCGGTCAAAGAGGTTATGTATCTTTTGGAAAAGAACACGCCAAAGGCCGAAAAGAAGGCGATTTGAAAGAGTTTTGGCACTTTGGTCAATACGTTGACAAAGACTCCAAATACGCTTCGGAATATCCCGATAATGTGGAAGTAAAAGAATTACCCCGTTTTAATAGTGTTGGAAAAGAAGCCTACCAAATGCTTGAAAAAACAGGAGTTTATGTGTTGAGAGCTTTGGCATTGCACCTTGGTTTAGATGAATTTTATTTTGATAAATATGCCAAAGATGGAAACTCTATTTTGAGACCGATTCATTATCCGCCCATAACTTCTGAACCTGAAAATGCCATTCGTGCTGCAGCTCACGGTGATATCAATTTGATTACCCTTTTGATGGGTGCTCAAGGGCGTGGTTTGCAAGTTCAAAATCACGATGGCGAATGGATTGATGCCATTGCTCAACCAGACGAATTGGTAATTAATGTGGGCGATATGTTATCACGTCACACCAACAATAAATTGAAATCGACCATTCACCAAGTAGTCAATCCACCAAGGGAATTATGGGGAACTTCTCGCTATTCGATTCCGTTTTTTATGCATCCAGTAAGCGACATGAAATTAGATTGTTTGGAAAATTGCATCGATGCCGAAAATCCAAAGAAATATGATGACATCACGGCAGGAGATTTCTTGTATGAACGATTGGTGGAATTGGGATTAATTAAAAAATAA
- the murQ gene encoding N-acetylmuramic acid 6-phosphate etherase — protein MTFTKTTEQSSKYEHLEKMSVQELLSNINQEDKTVPLAVEKALPQIETLVAQIVSQMKLGGRLFYIGAGTSGRLGVVDASECPPTFGVPFDLVNGIIAGGDNAIRRAVENAEDDAKQAWIDLKEQNINENDVVIGIAASGTTPYVIGGLKACNENKITTGSISCNAGSPLSQTAKFPIEVIVGPEFVTGSSRMKAGTAQKLVLNMISTATMIQLGKVKGNKMVDMQLSNSKLVDRGVKMIMGEIPVSYEKAAELLAKYGSVRKAVDFYNNKL, from the coding sequence ATGACCTTCACTAAAACCACCGAACAATCCTCGAAATACGAACATTTAGAAAAAATGTCGGTTCAAGAATTACTGTCCAATATCAATCAGGAAGACAAAACTGTACCTCTTGCGGTAGAAAAAGCCTTGCCACAAATTGAAACTTTGGTAGCTCAAATAGTTAGCCAAATGAAACTGGGTGGACGATTATTCTACATTGGTGCAGGAACTTCAGGACGTTTGGGCGTTGTGGATGCCTCGGAATGCCCGCCAACATTTGGCGTTCCTTTTGACTTGGTGAACGGAATAATTGCTGGAGGCGACAATGCCATTCGCCGTGCCGTAGAAAATGCCGAAGACGATGCCAAACAAGCCTGGATTGATTTGAAAGAACAAAACATCAACGAAAATGACGTTGTGATTGGAATTGCTGCTTCGGGAACAACTCCTTATGTCATTGGTGGTTTGAAAGCTTGTAACGAAAATAAAATTACAACGGGAAGTATTTCGTGTAATGCTGGAAGTCCGCTTTCGCAAACGGCAAAATTCCCGATAGAAGTCATTGTTGGTCCCGAATTTGTTACTGGAAGCTCTCGAATGAAAGCTGGTACGGCACAAAAATTAGTGCTCAATATGATTTCGACAGCCACTATGATTCAATTGGGGAAAGTGAAAGGCAATAAAATGGTCGATATGCAATTGAGCAACAGCAAACTAGTAGATCGTGGCGTAAAAATGATTATGGGAGAAATTCCTGTTTCGTATGAAAAAGCCGCCGAATTATTGGCAAAATATGGAAGTGTTCGAAAAGCAGTAGATTTTTATAATAACAAACTCTAA
- a CDS encoding translation initiation factor: MDLQDQLKNLFPDHIASEPEAIQEEEHVLFIQKEPMICKFEKRKGKATTIIEGYEGSDEDFKILAKEIKTKLSVGGTFKDDSIIIQGDYRDKIMQILKDKGFKVKRVGG, from the coding sequence ATGGACTTACAAGATCAACTAAAAAACTTATTTCCAGATCATATAGCATCAGAACCCGAAGCAATTCAAGAGGAAGAACACGTACTTTTTATTCAAAAAGAGCCGATGATTTGCAAATTCGAAAAACGAAAAGGAAAAGCCACCACCATAATTGAAGGTTATGAAGGAAGCGACGAAGATTTTAAAATTCTTGCCAAAGAAATTAAAACCAAATTGAGCGTTGGCGGTACTTTCAAAGATGATTCGATTATCATTCAAGGCGATTATCGGGATAAGATTATGCAAATACTGAAAGACAAAGGCTTTAAAGTAAAACGCGTAGGAGGATAA
- a CDS encoding ZIP family metal transporter has protein sequence MNYLLPLFSVLLGYVIALFLKPKSKSNLKLLLAFSGSFLLSLTVMHLLPEVYESHNHNIGIFIMAGILFQIILEFFSKGAEHGHVHGHEKMEHIPWLLFISLCIHAFLEGFPVSHHHNLAVGIAIHHLPIAIILTVFFVNAKLNSKAIFAFMLTFAIMTPLGTIISDYLPILNEYYTEITAVVIGILFHISSTIIFESSEGHKFNVAKVSMIIFGVVLAYFI, from the coding sequence ATGAATTACCTTTTACCCTTATTTTCAGTTCTACTAGGTTATGTTATTGCCTTGTTTTTAAAACCGAAAAGCAAAAGTAATCTAAAATTACTCTTGGCTTTTAGTGGTTCATTTTTACTTTCGCTAACAGTGATGCACTTGTTACCGGAAGTGTATGAAAGTCATAATCATAACATTGGAATTTTCATTATGGCCGGAATTTTATTCCAAATTATATTAGAATTTTTCTCCAAAGGTGCCGAACATGGACACGTTCACGGACACGAAAAAATGGAACATATTCCTTGGTTGCTTTTTATCAGCCTTTGCATCCATGCTTTTTTAGAAGGATTTCCTGTAAGTCACCATCACAATTTAGCCGTTGGAATTGCCATTCATCATTTACCGATAGCCATCATTTTGACGGTTTTCTTTGTCAATGCGAAACTGAATTCCAAAGCCATTTTTGCTTTTATGCTCACCTTTGCTATTATGACTCCGCTAGGAACCATAATTTCAGATTATTTACCAATATTAAATGAATATTACACGGAAATAACTGCAGTAGTAATTGGGATTTTATTCCATATTTCGTCAACTATTATTTTCGAAAGCAGTGAAGGACATAAATTCAATGTTGCCAAAGTTTCGATGATTATTTTTGGGGTGGTGTTGGCGTATTTTATATAA
- a CDS encoding THUMP domain-containing class I SAM-dependent RNA methyltransferase yields MENNFRMIAKTFFGFEEILAEELKKLGAQEVEQGVRMVSFKGDKGFMYKANLSLRTALKILKPIYSFKATNEQALYKGVSGINWSKYLNANQTFVIDATVHSTNFNHTEFVSQKCKDAIVDQFRERTGQRPSIEKIHPDLRINIHIDKDQVSVALDTSGNSLHQRGYRLATNIAPINEVLAAGILLLSGWDGQTDFLDPMCGSGTFLAEAAMIACNIPANINRKEFAFEKWKDWDNDLFDQIMDSLLKKVREFHHTIKGYDKAPSAVQKAKDNIRNANLDEYITIEERNFFDTEKTSEGKLHIVFNPPYDERLDIHMEQFYKNIGDTLKKNYPGTNAWFITGNLEALKFVGLKPSRKIKLFNASIEARLVKYEMYEGSKRTKFASPVRLEGSGQTTDDNVQ; encoded by the coding sequence ATGGAAAATAATTTTAGAATGATTGCCAAAACCTTTTTTGGTTTTGAAGAAATACTGGCAGAGGAGTTGAAAAAGCTAGGCGCACAAGAGGTCGAGCAGGGGGTGAGAATGGTTAGTTTCAAAGGAGATAAGGGGTTTATGTACAAAGCCAATTTGTCTTTGAGAACAGCTTTGAAAATTCTGAAACCTATTTATTCTTTTAAGGCAACCAATGAACAAGCTTTGTACAAAGGTGTTTCTGGAATAAACTGGTCAAAATATCTGAACGCTAATCAGACTTTTGTGATTGATGCTACAGTACATTCTACGAATTTTAATCATACTGAATTTGTTTCCCAGAAATGTAAAGATGCAATCGTGGATCAGTTTCGCGAAAGAACAGGACAACGTCCAAGCATTGAGAAAATTCATCCTGATTTAAGAATTAATATTCATATTGACAAAGATCAGGTTTCGGTAGCATTAGATACTTCCGGAAATTCTTTGCACCAGCGTGGTTATCGATTGGCAACGAATATTGCTCCAATTAACGAAGTATTGGCAGCAGGAATTCTGTTGCTTTCAGGTTGGGATGGTCAAACGGATTTCTTGGATCCGATGTGTGGTTCGGGAACTTTCTTGGCAGAAGCAGCGATGATTGCTTGTAATATTCCGGCAAACATCAACCGTAAAGAATTTGCTTTCGAAAAATGGAAAGATTGGGACAATGATTTATTCGACCAAATTATGGATTCTTTGTTGAAAAAAGTTCGTGAGTTTCATCACACCATAAAAGGCTATGATAAAGCACCATCGGCTGTTCAAAAAGCGAAAGACAATATCAGAAATGCTAATTTGGATGAATACATCACTATCGAAGAAAGAAACTTTTTTGATACCGAAAAAACATCAGAAGGAAAATTACACATTGTATTTAATCCACCTTATGATGAGCGATTGGATATTCACATGGAACAATTCTACAAGAATATTGGCGATACTTTGAAGAAAAATTATCCAGGAACAAATGCCTGGTTTATCACAGGAAATTTGGAAGCTTTGAAGTTTGTAGGCCTAAAACCTTCTCGAAAAATCAAACTTTTCAATGCTAGTATCGAAGCCAGATTAGTGAAATACGAAATGTATGAAGGAAGTAAGAGGACGAAGTTTGCTTCGCCTGTTCGCCTTGAAGGCTCGGGTCAGACTACAGACGATAATGTTCAGTAA
- a CDS encoding nucleoside phosphorylase — protein MIQSSELILNPDGSVYHLNLLPEHIAHDIIFVGDQNRVEKITQFFDSIEFSTQKREFKTQTGIFKGKRITVMSTGIGPDNIDIVMNELDALVNIDLKTRTPKEKLTSLNIIRIGTSGSLQADIPVDSFVMSKFGLGLDNMLRSYLIDKITNVAMEDAFVQHTNWDIRKGRPYAIACSEKLEKRLESNQIHKGITATTGGFYGPQGRVLRLNIQDENLNSKMDNFSFESNKITNLEMETTAIYGLGKLLGHNCLSLNAIIANRASGTFSEDPYKAVDELIAYALGKLVSYE, from the coding sequence ATGATACAATCATCAGAACTGATACTCAATCCCGATGGTAGCGTCTATCATTTGAACTTACTTCCGGAACATATTGCGCACGATATTATTTTTGTAGGCGACCAAAACCGTGTCGAAAAAATCACGCAATTCTTTGACAGTATTGAATTTTCGACTCAAAAAAGAGAATTCAAAACCCAAACTGGAATTTTTAAAGGCAAAAGAATTACCGTAATGTCAACTGGAATTGGTCCAGACAATATTGATATTGTGATGAACGAATTGGATGCTTTGGTCAATATTGATTTGAAAACCAGAACACCAAAAGAAAAACTAACTTCCTTAAATATTATCCGAATTGGAACTTCGGGTTCTTTACAAGCCGATATTCCTGTAGATAGTTTTGTGATGTCAAAATTTGGATTGGGTTTAGACAATATGCTCCGCTCCTATTTGATTGATAAAATTACGAATGTTGCAATGGAAGATGCTTTTGTCCAACACACCAATTGGGATATTCGAAAAGGTAGACCTTATGCTATTGCCTGTTCCGAAAAACTAGAAAAAAGATTGGAAAGCAATCAAATTCACAAAGGAATTACTGCCACTACTGGCGGATTTTATGGCCCACAAGGACGTGTTTTGCGTTTGAATATTCAAGATGAAAACTTGAATTCTAAAATGGATAACTTCAGTTTTGAAAGCAACAAAATTACCAACCTCGAAATGGAAACCACGGCCATTTATGGTTTAGGAAAATTATTAGGACATAATTGCTTATCGCTAAATGCCATTATTGCTAATCGTGCTTCGGGAACTTTTAGTGAAGATCCATACAAAGCTGTTGATGAATTGATTGCGTATGCTTTGGGAAAATTAGTCAGCTATGAATAA
- a CDS encoding class I SAM-dependent methyltransferase yields MPNSQQPSTKNWFASWFDTPYYHILYKERNYREAQIFMDNLTHYLNLPEKAKVLDLCCGKGRHAIYLNQLGFDVIGADLSENSIAEANKNQNKNLHFQVHDMRDSFEDKFDAIFNLFTSFGYFENDEDNLTTLKAMQESLTEHGFAVIDFMNVNQVINNLVPEEVKTVDDIDFHIKRYVKDGHIFKEIDFEDQGEKYNFTEKVKALTLKDFEEMMEEAGIYLLDIFGDYKLKKFHKTESERLIMIFK; encoded by the coding sequence ATGCCGAATTCCCAACAACCATCAACAAAAAATTGGTTCGCCTCTTGGTTTGACACCCCATATTACCACATCCTTTATAAAGAAAGAAATTATAGAGAAGCACAGATTTTCATGGACAATTTAACCCATTATTTGAACCTTCCCGAAAAAGCAAAAGTGCTGGATTTATGCTGTGGCAAAGGGCGACACGCTATTTACCTGAATCAATTAGGCTTCGATGTTATTGGTGCGGATTTGTCTGAAAATAGTATTGCCGAAGCCAATAAAAACCAAAATAAGAACCTCCATTTTCAAGTTCATGATATGCGAGATTCTTTCGAAGATAAATTTGATGCTATTTTCAATTTGTTTACCAGTTTTGGTTATTTCGAAAATGACGAAGACAATCTAACGACTTTAAAAGCGATGCAAGAAAGCTTAACCGAACATGGTTTTGCCGTAATCGACTTTATGAACGTCAATCAAGTAATCAATAATTTGGTTCCTGAAGAAGTAAAAACGGTTGATGACATTGATTTCCACATCAAACGTTATGTAAAAGATGGACATATTTTCAAAGAAATCGATTTTGAAGATCAAGGCGAGAAATACAATTTTACCGAAAAAGTTAAAGCATTAACCCTCAAGGATTTTGAAGAAATGATGGAAGAAGCTGGAATTTATTTGCTGGATATTTTTGGAGATTACAAATTAAAAAAATTTCACAAAACCGAAAGCGAACGATTAATTATGATATTCAAGTAG